Proteins from one Rhodothermales bacterium genomic window:
- the aroA gene encoding 3-phosphoshikimate 1-carboxyvinyltransferase — MHQTIRPARGLLGVVELPADKSIAHRTALFAALGDGVSHLVNYPASADPQSTLACLRQLGVRIEASETGYTVHGVGLNGFSKPSGPLDCGNSGTTMRMLCGILAGQPFDTELIGDASLSGRPMERVAGPLRQMGAKIELTDGHAPVRIRGGQRLKGMVYRLPMPSAQVKSCVLLAGLYAEGETTVIETLPSRDHTERMLQLDVVEMNGERRLTVRQGRRIPRQAWAVPRDFSASAFFLVAGSIVPGAELRLPGVGINASRSALLDVLRAMGASITMSDERTYGGEPIADILVKSSTLHGVTVPEEYIANLIDEIPILCVAATQAKGRTEIRNAGELRVKETDRIAAMVKNLQALGADVEEFEDGLAITGGKPLHGAEVESYHDHRIAMAMGVAGLVAAGKTVVHGAEIASVSFPTFWEQLAGIAS; from the coding sequence ATGCATCAAACTATCCGCCCCGCTCGGGGCCTGCTCGGGGTCGTCGAACTGCCGGCCGATAAGTCCATCGCCCACCGCACCGCCCTGTTCGCCGCGCTGGGCGACGGCGTTTCACACCTCGTCAACTACCCCGCCTCGGCGGATCCGCAATCGACCCTCGCGTGCCTCCGTCAATTGGGGGTTCGGATCGAGGCGTCGGAGACCGGGTACACCGTCCACGGCGTTGGCTTGAACGGGTTTTCGAAGCCGTCGGGCCCGCTCGACTGCGGTAACTCGGGCACGACGATGCGGATGTTGTGCGGTATCCTCGCCGGCCAGCCGTTCGACACCGAACTGATCGGCGACGCCTCGCTGAGCGGCCGGCCTATGGAGCGTGTCGCCGGCCCGTTGCGCCAGATGGGCGCGAAGATCGAGTTGACGGACGGGCACGCGCCCGTTCGGATCCGAGGCGGGCAACGATTAAAGGGGATGGTGTACCGCCTGCCGATGCCGTCGGCCCAGGTGAAGTCGTGCGTCTTGCTCGCGGGGCTCTACGCGGAGGGCGAAACCACCGTCATCGAAACCCTTCCATCGCGCGATCACACCGAGCGGATGCTCCAGTTGGATGTCGTGGAGATGAACGGAGAGCGGCGCCTGACCGTCCGCCAGGGCCGGCGGATTCCTCGCCAGGCCTGGGCCGTGCCCAGGGACTTCTCGGCGTCGGCGTTTTTCCTCGTCGCCGGCTCCATCGTGCCCGGTGCGGAGCTTCGACTCCCCGGCGTGGGCATCAACGCCTCGCGCAGCGCGTTGCTGGATGTGCTCCGCGCCATGGGCGCTTCCATCACAATGAGCGATGAACGCACCTACGGTGGCGAACCGATCGCCGACATTTTGGTGAAGTCATCCACCCTACACGGCGTGACGGTGCCGGAGGAGTACATCGCCAACCTGATCGACGAGATCCCGATCCTCTGTGTAGCGGCAACGCAGGCAAAGGGGCGTACGGAGATCCGCAACGCCGGCGAGTTGCGCGTGAAGGAGACGGACCGGATCGCGGCGATGGTCAAGAACCTGCAGGCGTTAGGGGCCGACGTCGAAGAGTTCGAGGACGGGCTGGCCATCACGGGCGGCAAACCCCTCCATGGCGCGGAAGTCGAGAGTTACCACGACCACCGGATAGCGATGGCGATGGGCGTCGCGGGGCTCGTCGCGGCCGGGAAGACCGTTGTCCACGGCGCCGAGATCGCCTCCGTCTCGTTTCCGACGTTCTGGGAGCAGCTTGCGGGCATTGCGTCGTAA